aaatataacgccaagatacactcatgaaggatgctaaACCTACaagagtgaaactagaaatgatgtgcctttcttctggaatatcgttcagattattgtcgaaattttttaaaatctcgaaagcatccatagctaaaataattccgaaagtatgtggtgctccaaatggcagtctaaaagatttttcaaaatttgatttatttcgccttgacagcagcttcgtgtaccaatttgtgaaataaaaatgttagtagatttgcaggagcaattaatacgcctcaaaaactaaaataatgaatgaaaatctactttttctaaatcgaatatgtattctgtttcttagaacaatacttttttgcaagttttgagtgaattttgaattaaaatcgtgcccgataatgattttatatttagatccccaagaaaactatttttaaaaaacgtgcCCCGTCAGCGTGCAAAACTAAATAAtaacgattccgtttagaaactatgagggtttaatttgttcttccaataattttcaagtctataaatatcttcgcatattttcaaatatcttaaaaatagagaaatgtaaagacaatgtcaagatttggcatccctgattcgagcgctaaaatctgtttttgacgttttgagggatgcgagtgcgagtaaattcaaaaaactttgaagtagctcgcacaccgaatcacacatgacactagctggcatgatgtgttcacacggtgtgagtagctgcactgcagtaactgactagaccgactcgtatgtttactcgcaccgtctgaacccggctttactcgcaccgtctgaacccggttTGACTAGACCGACGCGTATGCTTACACTGAGAGAAaaatttagtatatatgacgaattttttttgtaaatgttacaaattcgctagtcattttctaccctactaatcattggtacatcttataaatgaaaattggtaGGCATTATTTTTGTAGGATGGTGACCATGTTGGCCCACCATTGGAGCAACATCAgtgaaaacgttgttttttatttgtaatagaTAATGATAAGGGATAATGACATTATGTTGTTGATAATTAATTCTTATTTATAAAGCTGTCTTCAATCCTACATTATCTTTTGcacagtaatttcctacatccaTTGCTCGTGCTCGTACATTGCTCGTGCAAATAGACAGATTTAATCGCAGCCTCGACCGAATCAGtctcatatgtttttttttcaaatcctcGCTCATCAAGGTTTTGCTCCTTTTCCTGTTGCACATTTTCATCCTTTAGGACGGGAACAACTGGTTAGTTGGCAGTTGATGGTACCAGATCGCAGTACATTTCATCCGCATTATTTGCTATCCCGTTTCCTGATGTATGATTATGGTTAGTTATAAATATGGGTTTGTGATGAAATATATGTGATTACCTGACATTTATTTGTGTTGCAAATGCTTAGTCTAGTATACATTGAATATTCCACCAGTAAACTGTGCAATTTTAATCCAAGGTTAGAAACTGAAAATTAAAAGGGAAAGGATTgtgttgaagttttttttttataagattCGGTCTATTAAGATTTCAATACAACGAATTGAACTTTTGTTTTCCCGCAGCGAAAACAAGTTCTCGATATCTTTGTGGTCGAGAATTTGTTTTGaacgaagagaaacaaaagcTACATATATTTTAATctaataaaaaccaaaaaaccTTACCTCCGAATGGCTTTGTTTCCTCAAGAAGAGTGACGACTGCGAAGTACGCACATTACAGTTCCTagaaatgaaaacaatcaaggttacacatgctatgaagtaaaatgtacgaatcttTAGTAGGGATGTATATTGCATAAGACATCCGTTTTACAAAgttttggtaatatgtacaaaaaatgcgtacattttaccaatgtttcaactactaaagatttggtagctgcatttactaaTGTTTTCCTCCAGTGTACTCTCACCGTGTGAACCCGGCTTGTGGTTGCCACTGTACTTTTTGGGCTTCATTTGTTGCTTTAAAAACCGTAAAATGCTGAAATACGACCTGTAGCAAAACTGTCATCACCAACATCCCCAGATATCGACTCTGGCAGTTTACGGCCATAAGTGTCTCGTAAGTTTTTTCCATTTCTTTCAGCAGTATAGTctgaagttgaaaaaaaaaacctttcaatGAATTATTAATCAATTTAATACTTTGGCGTCCGGCGActccacagtggttacgtgtgCATAATATCTCAGTGGCCAGCGATagcactttagtatcgtttgcattctgttggggttTTGTTTAAGTAACAATaacttaaggcccatttatacgttgctagtagctgacttgacagtgagcagctactgacccggtggactcgcttgacaatcggttgactcgccttgtctgttcacacagtgtgagttgTTGGCATGTAACTAGATACAacagcacgggtttaccagggatgccaggtgatttttcaaatgtacaTCAAATAATGAGAAACAGGAATCAGATCAGAATTTGACAGataattgatccgaaatcgacatctctattggcagtttttatctcaggttttcagttgcatttattaTCACACAATTTGATCCCGAAATACACGCTAACCGTAGTTTATACCGTATACAATGTTGTCCAGCAAAACACGGCTGACTGTAGTTCGTACCGTGACAAAAGCGGTtacaaaaatactttgtgctgaattactTCGAGCTGAAGGTACTAttcggaaaaagcagaaaggcaaaaggatttgggccaggaattggatgcaaaaaaaaggagcaacaaatacaatactgaacgaactctacgataatgatccccgagagtacagagcagtgttgagagtaACACCAGAACAAGTGGAAACActattggatttaattgctccaaaaatacaacgccaagatacacttatGAGGggtgctatacctgcaagagtgaaattagaAATTACTTTGGTGTACCTCtcctctggaatatcgttcagattattgtcgatattttttagaatctcgaaggcatccatagctaagataattccggaagtatgtgacgcTATAAAtttcagtctaaaagattttattAAAGTAAGTAGCTTTTTTTATTATCTAAGTTCTATTGTATGGAAAGTGATCCTTAAAAATAGTACAATATTGCATGACTTGGTTATAGTATTTGCGACTGTTGATTTGATTGTGAAGATGTAGGACGTTAGGGTGATCTTGGTGGAAAACCTACAGTCGCCTGTGATGTTTCAGTATATTCGTGATCAGAATATGTGTATTGCATTCTACTGACGCAGAGGGCATTCTTACGGTATCTAGaaagaattgcatgtatttcatCTGTCGCATCAATTCTATCAATTGGGGATAACTGTCTGAGCTGCATTATAACATGTCTTCCAATTGCCTCACATTCATCTTCTGGTTCTCCCATACTCGAGGCAGACACTGTTAAATTATTATTCAGTTCCTTCAGTTCATTCACGGCCGCTTGTATTGTAGACTGCTCAGTTGACAATTTCTTCTTCGATCTTCTGTTCGATGGCTTCTTTGGTAGGATTTCATCAGCGTTGTTTTCATCAGTAGCATCGAGGTACTCCTCATCGATTATTGTAATTTCTTCAGCAAAATCGCTCCCAGATGTTGATGCATGAAATGGTtcctgaaattgaaaatattttattttatgacaCTATTCTAATTGAAATCATAACTAacaattatattttaatttttcagatgCCGAATAAGGAAGAATGGCAAGATATAGGAGTAGGATTCCATTCAAGGTGGAACTTCCCAGGTTGCTATGGAGCTATTGATGGGAAGCACATCACAATTCAAGCACCACCTAATTGTGGTAGTGAATATTACAACTATAAGGGAACGAATAGCATAGTGTTAATGGCAATCGTGGATCACGATTATTGTTTTAGATATGTTGATATAGGCTCATACGGTCGTAACGCAGATGGTGGGATATTTCAAAAATGCTCTTTATATTCTCatctagaaaacaatattctaTTGCCTGAAAATGGCGTTTTAGTAGGTGATGATGCGTTTCCATTAAAGCCGTATTTATTGAAGCCCTATAAAAATACACCGACTAAAGAAGAAAAGATTTTTAACTACAGATTGAGCAGAGCAAGgagaatagttgaaaatggaTTTGGCATTTTAGCATCTCGTTTTCGTATTTTGGGAAAACCAATCCAGGTTAGAGAGGATACCGCAATGAAGATAGTTTTATGTGCATGTACTTTACACAACTGGTTGCGTATGTCTGCATCGAAAACGTATACTCCACCAGGAACAATTGACTATGAAGAcataataaattttgaaattaatttagggCAGTGGAGGTCAGAGATTGAGGGTTTACGAAGCATTCAACGCTCACGGATGAATAATAGATCAAAGGCTATTGCAGAGAAAATGAGagataaatataaacattacTTTAATAGCGAGGGAGCGGTTACTTGGCAAAATAATATGATTTATTAATTAGAGAATACAGTATAATATAGTGTAGTATAGTTGCAGTATAGTATAATATCGAATCATTTagtaatgtatatatatatttagtgTTATAGTGCATTATATAATAGAAGAAAATAACTTACTAGAttacttattgtttgtttttccttCAGATGAATAATATTCATGATGTAATCCATGGCATCGAACCATTGGACGGAAGGTTTATATATCTCATCAGTACCACATCCGCTTCGTTtgcttttctcaatttttaatttctccTGGTTGTATGTAGAacgtaaattttttattttttttgtaacttcTTTCGTATCCGATAACCCCACTTCTGAACGAATGTATTCAAGCGAGGCTTTACGCAAATCTCTGTTTTTATAATTGGGATCCATACAGTTCCACAAAATGGTTTGTTCTTTATATAATTCCACAAAGTGTTCATTTTGTTCCGAATTCCAtctttgcgtcatttttttgcttttaaCTGCTGCTGCTAACACGaaaaaacatgcaaacaaacagaaTGCACACGGACTACTATCTCTTCgtatttcgccttgacagcagcttcttGTGCCGATTTGTGAAGTGAAAATGATAGTTGATttacaggtggaataaatacgcgtcaaaaattgaaattatgaatgaaaatgaactttttcaaatcgaatatgtattctgtttaatagaacaatactttttctgCAAGTAGTGAgtgaatcttgaacgaaaattgtgtctgatgataACTTTAtactataatgataagttttggtggaaatataaaaaaaatatataggaaaatagtttattGAGGATCAGGGTCAcgtgctttaaatggtcaaataatgtatgtatgaaattttcattcaaattttaacggtttaaaactgccttcaagtatactaatctgatagagaaattTGCCTCACAAACACGGATGCCGCCATTTAATATAGATATTCTATCTTTGATTAGGGATGCCAGGTATCTTTCTCAAATATCCTTGCACGGCATATGGAATTATCATCTGATGTCTTCACTCATGGATggcttatgtttttgttttcaagaaaactatctcaaaaagaaagagtataaaacaaaataacaacgattttatTTAGAAACTAtgtgggttttatttgttttccaagAATTTTCGAGTTtgttaatattttgaaatatcttcaaaatggagacatttctttacgttTGGCATCCccgattcgagcgctaaatgctgtttttgacgtttttagggatgcgagtgcgagtaaaatcaaaaaactttgaagtagctcgcacgccggattactcatgacactaactggcatgatgtgttcacacggtgtgagtagctgcactgcagtaactgactagaccgactcgtatgcttactcgcaccgtctgaacccggctttacacACACTATcaagtttattgtttttataagTAGGGAAGGTGGGGAAAaacggacatattaagaagaacttttattatatctttcgaaactcatgttttaccaaacttaaatgcagtttcttgcatttcaatatactCTTTTTCGAGATAATCGGCCGAAGGTTTTCAATGTATTTACTCAAATTAAAACATACCGAAAAGTAAAgcattttttcgatgattatccGCATGGGCATATAGTGGggataatatggacaggtttgtaatatttacgtatgtatatcttcgaaatttcatgaaagtaggggaacagggttgagaacttatgaaaactaagaaatcaccatttttgaatgaaaacattcgaattttcaagtagatgttgcatttatcattgcttgagtttactgtcatcatattaatccattcataatttgggcttcttcagaatattgcattcATAATTTGAgcttcttcagaatattgcatttttttgggcattttaaaagtgttctcctcaacacactcaacataaAGAAACttcatttctgctatgcgcaaaggaaatcatgtggacaaaataacaattactattctatcgatgcacaacacatgccgcatttatcggcgtaagaatatttctattgttcgaatgttgaCAGTTGGACAcaacgggactgttgatatgaggctttcattgttgtgtttataaatagcaccaattaccgatacaacagatcgatcgtatgtggagtgagcggctgggatcaccatcacatgatgattgatgtatggacgtagtagctagaataacacacaaagatgatcagttgaggggccctaagttatgagctcatgatcgttcgcttggtAGCGgtcacgcaaccaattaggctacgaagactccCTTTCACTATCATATcggaggaaactaaaattcataactaacttttgaaaaaagtttgataatttattcaatgtttattcaaaattggaattgttatatagcgcataTCATTAAACAATTTATTCCAATAATTGTGAACATAGAACATATTCCgcaactgcgaactaaattttatgagtttgaGAATGTTGATAAACCGTTGAGTGAATATCGTCACAGTTCTTCCACAAAaatggaactgtgataactaaATTTGTTTAtctcagctttgaagttttggttttAACCAAAACCATAaccataaaactaattattgaaacggtatgtaaccggaaaaccttcgatttgtgaagtggtcgtttgggAGATccagattattttattgtacagTATGagcccaaaataataaaaatacaatgtcacaataCTTCGAACTCTCGAGTGCAAGTAAACTAATGTCTTCttgagacaatatgtattcagacccCTTGAAAAATCTggatcagggttgccataatgaaatctgtgtttttggtctggaACAATCTTTTCATCTaagttttttctcaaaaaaactcCATTGAAATCTGTGTCTAATTTGTAAGtccaattttgaagcataattttaGCTTTAGTATTATTGATTGTCATGGTTATTATGAATTAGACGATGTAGGTGGTATTTACGGAAAGCCAGCGAGCATATACACTGCAGTAAAAATACAATACTGCATTGAGGTGTAATGGAAGATTATTCAGTTACCAGGATATGCTTGCTTACATTGCGTAACTTAAttataatactagctgacccggcgaacttcgtcccacctagAATAGATTTTTGATATGAAAACATTCGAGCATTTATATTTTCTTACTATGCACGATCATGGGTTCAATCCTAAAAC
The Toxorhynchites rutilus septentrionalis strain SRP chromosome 2, ASM2978413v1, whole genome shotgun sequence genome window above contains:
- the LOC129771554 gene encoding uncharacterized protein LOC129771554 isoform X2 yields the protein MTQRWNSEQNEHFVELYKEQTILWNCMDPNYKNRDLRKASLEYIRSEVGLSDTKEVTKKIKNLRSTYNQEKLKIEKSKRSGCGTDEIYKPSVQWFDAMDYIMNIIHLKEKQTISNLEPFHASTSGSDFAEEITIIDEEYLDATDENNADEILPKKPSNRRSKKKLSTEQSTIQAAVNELKELNNNLTVSASSMGEPEDECEAIGRHVIMQLRQYRKNALCVSRMQYTYSDHEYTETSQATVGFPPRSP
- the LOC129771554 gene encoding uncharacterized protein LOC129771554 isoform X1; translation: MTQRWNSEQNEHFVELYKEQTILWNCMDPNYKNRDLRKASLEYIRSEVGLSDTKEVTKKIKNLRSTYNQEKLKIEKSKRSGCGTDEIYKPSVQWFDAMDYIMNIIHLKEKQTISNLEPFHASTSGSDFAEEITIIDEEYLDATDENNADEILPKKPSNRRSKKKLSTEQSTIQAAVNELKELNNNLTVSASSMGEPEDECEAIGRHVIMQLRQLSPIDRIDATDEIHAILSRYRKNALCVSRMQYTYSDHEYTETSQATVGFPPRSP